A stretch of Imperialibacter roseus DNA encodes these proteins:
- a CDS encoding sterol desaturase family protein — protein sequence MNINPVILSIPIYFLLIGVELIIQHFQHRKIYRLNDALTNMSCGITQQITGAFLKVLTVTTYQLVYENFALFNVPVTWYTFILIWLGVDLCYYWAHRMSHEINLFWGGHVVHHQSEDYNFSVALRQGSFQVFWTFFFYLPLAIIGVDTLTFVLVAAINTVYQFWIHTETIGKLGWFEYVFNTPSHHRVHHGRDPKYIDKNHGGTFIIWDRLFGTFQEEEERPTYGITKPVNTWNPIKANLQHYVDMAGQLKKVRSLGDGLRIMFNKPGWLPDYLGGYQGVPDVDKSAYRKFNLHPPSAFSAYLIFQYLFVLGGTSFFMFNQGNFSIMEKSLIAVTIVVSIIILGGIIEMREWAFATERIRQLIQPLLAYFLTYSLIPVYILGVVGIASLIWMYKIRTPTSKPDQTINA from the coding sequence ATGAACATTAACCCTGTCATTCTTTCTATCCCAATCTATTTTCTGCTGATTGGTGTAGAGCTTATTATTCAGCACTTTCAGCACCGGAAAATCTACCGGCTCAATGATGCCCTCACCAATATGAGTTGCGGCATTACTCAGCAAATTACCGGAGCCTTCCTTAAGGTTCTCACCGTTACGACTTATCAGTTGGTCTACGAGAACTTTGCGCTTTTCAATGTACCCGTAACGTGGTATACTTTCATCCTTATCTGGTTGGGTGTAGACTTGTGCTACTACTGGGCTCACCGGATGAGCCATGAAATCAACCTATTCTGGGGAGGGCATGTGGTGCACCATCAAAGTGAGGACTACAATTTCTCCGTAGCGCTCAGGCAGGGCTCGTTTCAGGTGTTCTGGACCTTCTTTTTCTACCTTCCGCTAGCAATTATCGGCGTGGACACACTCACTTTTGTGCTTGTTGCTGCCATCAACACAGTTTACCAGTTTTGGATTCACACTGAAACGATTGGCAAGCTGGGCTGGTTCGAATACGTTTTCAATACTCCCTCCCACCACCGGGTGCATCATGGGCGTGACCCAAAATATATTGATAAGAACCATGGAGGCACCTTTATCATTTGGGACAGGCTATTTGGCACGTTTCAGGAAGAGGAAGAAAGGCCAACATATGGCATTACTAAGCCTGTGAACACCTGGAACCCCATCAAAGCCAACCTACAGCATTATGTCGACATGGCGGGGCAACTCAAAAAGGTCAGATCGTTGGGTGATGGCCTCAGGATCATGTTCAACAAACCCGGCTGGCTCCCCGATTACCTTGGCGGCTATCAGGGTGTGCCTGATGTTGATAAAAGTGCCTATCGCAAATTCAACCTTCATCCGCCTTCAGCATTTTCGGCTTACCTGATCTTCCAATACCTGTTCGTCCTGGGAGGCACGTCGTTCTTTATGTTCAATCAAGGTAATTTCTCTATCATGGAAAAGTCGTTGATAGCTGTAACCATCGTGGTTTCTATCATCATTCTTGGGGGCATTATAGAAATGAGAGAGTGGGCCTTCGCCACCGAACGCATCAGACAACTTATTCAACCGCTTTTAGCTTATTTTTTGACCTATTCGTTAATTCCCGTCTATATACTGGGAGTTGTTGGCATTGCCTCCTTAATTTGGATGTACAAAATAAGAACCCCCACTTCCAAACCGGATCAAACCATCAATGCCTGA